TATGATTTATTTATATGAAGTGAGGGCACAGAACGGTCATTGAGCATTACCACAAAATTACCGTCAATCTTCTCCACGATCAGATCGGGGATAATTGTGGAGGGCCTGTCATGGTTGTACTGATAGCCTGGTTTTGGAGTAAGAACCCGCAATATTTCCATAGCTTCCTGAATTTCCCTTGGCTCCACCCCAAAGCATCTTGAGATTTCCGGAATTTTAAGTTTTTCAAAGAGGTTCCATTTCTGATCGATAATTTTCATGGCAAGAGAATCGTGGAGTTTTTTTGCCCGAAGCTGAAGCATCATACACTCCCGCAGATTTCTTGCACCGACTCCGGGTGGATCCATATTTTTGAGCAGATTCAACGCTTCCTCCACATCGTATACAGTGGTCTGGGTGTAATCTGCAATATCCTCCGGATCAACCCGCAGATAACCATCGGCATCGAGACTGCCGATGAGGAACTGGACCAAAAGCAACATCTTCTCATCCTCGATTTTCTTTTCTGAGAGCTGCTTTAACAGATGCTCCTCCAGTGTTACCTGATATACCGGAGTGGGCTCATATCTCTCCTCATTACGGTCGACCTCCTCGTTGAAGGAGTAACCCAGATCAAACCCCTCCTCGAGATACTCCTCCCAGTCGATAGAGTCCTCGTTTACATCAAGCTCCTCCTCTTTTTCATCTGTGGTCTCTTTTTCCTCCTCATACTCCTGTGCCTCTTCACCCTCCAACTCATCTCCGGCTTCGAGAACCGGATTCATCTCCAGCTCCGTTTTCATCAACTGCTCAAGCTGAAGAGTGTTGACCTGTAAAAGCTTTAATGACTGTATCATCTGGAATGACAGCTTCTGCTGAAGCTTCAATGACATGTCAAGACCAAGATTCAAATCACACTCTCCTTATGTTACAAATCCCTTAAACTATATTTTTTCGCTTTAAGGGCTGATTGGATTTTGCCCTCACTAAAGAGTCAGCAAAAACCGGTCCGAAAAATATTATACCCAAAGAATCAGCAGAAAACCGCCCCTGGCAAGTTTTCAAAATTAATCCAACCGGAAATTCTGCCCCAAATAGATCCTGCGGGCCTCCTGGCTGTCCGCAAGTTCTCGCGCCGTTCCAGAAATAAGAATTTTACCCGAATTCATTATATATGCCCTGTCCGTAATGCGAAGCGTCTCTCTTACATTGTGATCGGTAATAAGCACCCCATACCCCTTGTGTTTGAGCTCATGCACAATAGATTGTATCTCCTCCACCGCTATGGGGTCAACCCCTGCAAACGGCTCATCAAGGAGTATAAAGTCGGGCTTTATGGCAAGAGTGCGCGCGATCTCCACTCTCCGACGCTCCCCCCCAGAGAGCATATAACCCAAACTCTTCTCCAAATGTGCCACATTGAGCTCCTCAAGAAGCTCACGCATTCGCTTTTTGCGCTCCTTTGGACTTATCCGCTGGTGCTCAAGCACAGAGAGAACATTGTCCCCTACAGAGAGCTTACGGAAAATCGAAGCCTCCTGGGGGAGATACCCAATCCCCATCCGGGCACGCTTATACATCGGCTTTTTGGAAATATCGGCATCATCGAGATAGATTTTACCCCTGTTGGCTTTTATCAAGCCCACTATCATGTAGAAGGTAGTCGTTTTACCCGCGCCATTTGGCCCCAGAAGCCCCACAATTTCGCCCTGATTAACAGATATGGAGACTGAATCAACCACTTTTCTCTTGCTGTAAACCTTTAACAGCGTCTCGGTGTGAATCTCACGCATACCCTTTTTTTTCTGATCCTCTTTATCCATATCCCTTAAACCCGACTGATCTCTTCAAAATTATTGAGAATAATAAACTCCCCTTGTACCGCCTGATAACCTTATCCTTCTTGTTCTGCCCTCTTCAAAAAATACCACAATGCTATCACCGCTCGCCTTATTATACCCTTTTCCGTCCGAATCTTCAATATAGTAAATACTTCTGGCATTTCCCCTGATTACCGCATTCTCAAGCACTCCACCCTGATCAAAAGAGAGCACCATTTCCCGCCCCGTGGCTTCATTCACATGAAGAGTGTCGTTCTGCTCAAAATATCGGGTTACCACATTGCCAAAAGCAAAAAGGGTATCAAGATTACCCGATTCAGCGGTGCTCAGCACAAGGGTATCGCTCCATATATTGGTCAATGTTGTATCTGAATTGCGTGGCGAATACTCTGTATAAACCACAAATGCATTTCCCATCACCTTTGCTTTCTGAAGTTCCTCACCTGCAAAAAAGATTTCTGCAATATCACCCTCTACGACATGGGTTTCATAATGTATCTGGGGTTCCAGCTCCAGCCTGACACTGTTGCTCTGGGAGAAAAAATCGGCACTTCCCGCCCTGGCGCTAAGCGGCCCCTTGGCAATATTCACCTCACCCCTGACCCCTGCAGCCCTTTCCCTGTCTCTGTAATCCATACTCTTTCCGGTAATAATCAGAGTATCTGAGTTCAGGGTATCGACCCTCTCCAGCACGGGGTTTCCGGTGATGGAAAACTCACTGGTCTCCAGATTGTACTCTGCATGCTGACCTCTGAGCGTGGTCTGCTCAAGAGTGTCGTAGAAGAAGAAATTCCCAGACGCCTTAAGGGTATTTTCATCCCTGGTAAAATTCATCCTGTCACAGGTAATCAGCTGTGAGGGGCGTTCAACCCTGACATTGCGGTTAAAATTTACTGTTCCTCTGTTTCTCCACCACCGCGCTTCACTTGAGCTGATTTTTAAATCGCCATAGGTAAAAACCACATTCCCCCTAAGAATACTTACAAACTCCCCCCCCGAGAAATGATTTTCATTGCTGTCCGCCGATTGCAGTATAAGGATTTGTGAATCCTCGCTGAATCCGCGCTGGATCGTGGCAGAGATCATAAGAAAACAGAGAACTGTTTTCAGCTTTGGAAAAAGCGCTCTTTTTTTATCTGAAAAACAAATCCTCATCCTGTTCCATCCGCCTTCTTATATCGGGAAATTTTCCGGTTACATTGCTTCTGAAAGAAAAACTTGAAAAATTATCAACCGCATCAAGCCCCCTGCCCCTGAGCACATCCCCTCTTGCAGTTTCAATCTGCACAAAATCGTCAGACTCCACCTTACGCTCTTCCCTTATCCACTTTAGCCTTTCTGTTCTGACCACAAGGGAATCCTCTGTGCGGATGAAGACTCTTCCTCTCAGATGAAATATATCCATATCTACAGTGGCAAATCCAGTGTCGGCTAAAATCAGTGTTGTGGGGTTTTGCTCCTGATCATAAATCAAAATATTTACAGGTAAAACAGTCAGCAGACCGGTATCAGCGAGTGGCTGATGTATGTAGTCAGATTCAAGCCGCCATCTTTTAGCCTGTCCTTCATAAAAGAAGAGTGTGGCAGTGTTAAACTGCTGATAAGGACTTTCAACCAAATCATCAGAAACCGGAATAGTGCTGCTATCACATGCTATGAAAAACAGTGTACTAATCCACACACACCAGATCCATTTCCAGATACCACGATTACGTCTATTCAACACCTCTCCCCACAGTCACAGGAGCCTTTGTTTTCCATCTCCTGTGCATCCACACCCATTGTGACGGATACTCATTTATCGTTTTGCATAAGATATTATTTACCTTCTGCACATTACAGACCAAATCCCGTTCAAACTCCCCACTGTTTTCAAGCACAATCTCGCTGCTTATGAAGACTTTGTGGGTATTATCCTCAAGCCTCACCGTAGTTGCAACGAATACAGGTGTATTGTTTTTCATTGCTATGCGGATCGGTCCCGATGGGGTGAACGCAGGCCTGCCAAGAAACTGAGCGAATACGCCCTCAATATCAGTATCCTGATCAATCAGTACCCCGCAAAGACGCCCCCCCTTTAGAAAACGAAGTATTTTTCTTCCATTTTCCGAGCGATCCATATACTCTATATTGGGCCCACTCCTGAGTTTTCTCACCAGGCCATCGATCCTTTCATCCTTAAGCTTTTTTCCTATGGCAAAGGATTTGAATCCGTGTCTGGCGAAAAAATGGAGAAGCATCTCAAAACAGCCTATATGTGCAGTTATGATGAAACCGCCCCTGTTCTGATAAGCTTTCCTGAATGCATCAAGGTCATCAGACTTAACCACACGATCAAACTCTTCCCGGGAAGCAGCCGAAAGATAAATCGAATCGAAGAGATTCTTACCCAAACCGATGTATACATCTCTTGCAGTTCTTTTTATCTTCCCTTCATCCCAGATATCACCATAAATCGCCCTCAGTTGCTCAACAGATCTTTTCTTGTCCTTTCCGGACAGCAGAAAAACAACTCTGCCTACGAGTCCGAATACAGAAAGCCCCACACTGCGGGGCATGGCTTTTC
This Chitinispirillum alkaliphilum DNA region includes the following protein-coding sequences:
- a CDS encoding Lipid A biosynthesis lauroyl acyltransferase — encoded protein: MKRKRLRKFRYGLLFYALRCVFFLGKAMPRSVGLSVFGLVGRVVFLLSGKDKKRSVEQLRAIYGDIWDEGKIKRTARDVYIGLGKNLFDSIYLSAASREEFDRVVKSDDLDAFRKAYQNRGGFIITAHIGCFEMLLHFFARHGFKSFAIGKKLKDERIDGLVRKLRSGPNIEYMDRSENGRKILRFLKGGRLCGVLIDQDTDIEGVFAQFLGRPAFTPSGPIRIAMKNNTPVFVATTVRLEDNTHKVFISSEIVLENSGEFERDLVCNVQKVNNILCKTINEYPSQWVWMHRRWKTKAPVTVGRGVE
- a CDS encoding Lipopolysaccharide ABC transporter, ATP-binding protein LptB, with product MDKEDQKKKGMREIHTETLLKVYSKRKVVDSVSISVNQGEIVGLLGPNGAGKTTTFYMIVGLIKANRGKIYLDDADISKKPMYKRARMGIGYLPQEASIFRKLSVGDNVLSVLEHQRISPKERKKRMRELLEELNVAHLEKSLGYMLSGGERRRVEIARTLAIKPDFILLDEPFAGVDPIAVEEIQSIVHELKHKGYGVLITDHNVRETLRITDRAYIMNSGKILISGTARELADSQEARRIYLGQNFRLD
- a CDS encoding organic solvent tolerance protein OstA, which codes for MRICFSDKKRALFPKLKTVLCFLMISATIQRGFSEDSQILILQSADSNENHFSGGEFVSILRGNVVFTYGDLKISSSEARWWRNRGTVNFNRNVRVERPSQLITCDRMNFTRDENTLKASGNFFFYDTLEQTTLRGQHAEYNLETSEFSITGNPVLERVDTLNSDTLIITGKSMDYRDRERAAGVRGEVNIAKGPLSARAGSADFFSQSNSVRLELEPQIHYETHVVEGDIAEIFFAGEELQKAKVMGNAFVVYTEYSPRNSDTTLTNIWSDTLVLSTAESGNLDTLFAFGNVVTRYFEQNDTLHVNEATGREMVLSFDQGGVLENAVIRGNARSIYYIEDSDGKGYNKASGDSIVVFFEEGRTRRIRLSGGTRGVYYSQ
- a CDS encoding RNA polymerase sigma-54 factor RpoN, with the translated sequence MNLGLDMSLKLQQKLSFQMIQSLKLLQVNTLQLEQLMKTELEMNPVLEAGDELEGEEAQEYEEEKETTDEKEEELDVNEDSIDWEEYLEEGFDLGYSFNEEVDRNEERYEPTPVYQVTLEEHLLKQLSEKKIEDEKMLLLVQFLIGSLDADGYLRVDPEDIADYTQTTVYDVEEALNLLKNMDPPGVGARNLRECMMLQLRAKKLHDSLAMKIIDQKWNLFEKLKIPEISRCFGVEPREIQEAMEILRVLTPKPGYQYNHDRPSTIIPDLIVEKIDGNFVVMLNDRSVPSLHINKSYANMIKRGSTAKRDVKKYIREKFNSATWFIRSIEQRKTTMLKVMYAIIERQTIFFEKGPPNLHPLKLQDVADMVEMHISTVSRVTSNKYVQTKHGIFELKYFFTEAVGKNTDGGDISSERIKNRIRQLIESENRKKPLSDQKISDVLSQENLPVARRTVAKYREQMKLLPARLRQKYD